Proteins encoded by one window of Arachis hypogaea cultivar Tifrunner chromosome 1, arahy.Tifrunner.gnm2.J5K5, whole genome shotgun sequence:
- the LOC112737024 gene encoding UDP-glycosyltransferase 84B2-like: MANDKRINVLMVSLPFQGHINPFLKLAKRLISKGVHVTIATTENARHRLPKMPNSQSSEIHLEFFSDGLSFDFDRSDQNSLINSLYTKGSKNLSTLITNLTKAQEFSCMIVNPFVPWAIDVANEHGIPCAMLWIQASAVFSIYYRYFKNTGDDFQNLEDPNEKVQLPGLPTFKVRDLPTLMLPSSPDHFKRLLMHLYQSLDKVKWVFGTSFYEAEEEIVKSMVSLTPIYPIGPLVSPFLLGETETNVFSVDLWNAEYSCIEWLDNKPNSSVIYVSFGSLIVLSNKNIENIATALKNSNKPFLWVLNPGAENKEGGADELAFEILKETKGRGLVVKWCQQERVLMHPSVACFVSHCGWNSTLETLVAGVPVIACPEWTDQPTNAVLVSNVFKTGVNAKSEEHGVINAQELQRCIWEVMDGPNAEEIKNRAMEMKDLARKALQEGGSSDKHINQFIHDMIIHNLHP; the protein is encoded by the coding sequence ATGGCCAACGACAAGAGAATAAACGTTCTAATGGTCTCACTACCCTTTCAAGGTCACATTAATCCCTTCTTAAAATTAGCCAAACGTCTTATTTCAAAGGGTGTTCATGTTACCATTGCAACCACAGAAAATGCACGCCATCGTTTACCCAAAATGCCAAATTCTCAGAGCTCAGAGATTCATCTTGAGTTCTTTTCTGATGGCCTTAGCTTTGATTTTGATCGTAGTGATCAAAATTCACTAATAAATTCTCTTTATACTAAAGGGTCTAAAAATTTGTCTACTCTCATCACCAACCTCACCAAAGCTCAAGAATTTTCTTGCATGATTGTTAACCCTTTTGTTCCTTGGGCTATAGATGTAGCCAATGAACATGGCATACCCTGTGCAATGCTTTGGATCCAAGCTTCTGCAGTGTTCTCTATTTATTATCGATATTTCAAGAACACTGGtgatgattttcaaaatttggagGATCCAAATGAGAAGGTGCAGTTACCTGGGCTTCCAACATTTAAGGTTAGAGATCTTCCAACTCTTATGCTTCCTTCAAGTCCTGATCATTTTAAAAGATTACTCATGCATTTGTACCAATCACTTGATAAAGTGAAATGGGTTTTTGGCACATCGTTTTATGAAGCTGAGGAAGAGATAGTGAAATCCATGGTTTCACTTACCCCTATTTACCCCATTGGACCACTAGTATCTCCATTTTTGTTAGGAGAGACAGAAACCAATGTCTTTAGTGTGGACTTGTGGAATGCTGAATATTCTTGCATAGAGTGGCTTGATAATAAACCAAATTCCTCAGTGATTTATGTGTCGTTTGGGAGTTTGATTGTGCTGTCCAATAAGAACATTGAAAACATAGCTACTGCTTTGAAGAACAGCAACAAACCATTCTTGTGGGTGCTGAACCCTGGGGCAGAAAATAAAGAAGGTGGTGCTGATGAATTAGCTTTTGAAATTCTGAAAGAGACAAAAGGGAGAGGTTTGGTTGTGAAATGGTGCCAACAAGAGAGGGTTCTCATGCACCCTTCTGTGGCATGCTTTGTTAGTCATTGTGGGTGGAATTCTACGTTGGAGACACTCGTCGCCGGCGTGCCGGTCATCGCTTGTCCCGAATGGACTGATCAGCCAACAAATGCGGTGCTTGTATCAAATGTGTTCAAGACTGGAGTGAATGCTAAGTCTGAGGAACATGGAGTTATCAATGCACAAGAGCTTCAAAGGTGCATTTGGGAGGTCATGGACGGGCCAAATGCTGAAGAGATTAAAAACAGAGCAATGGAGATGAAGGATTTAGCAAGAAAAGCGTTACAAGAAGGAGGTTCTTCTGATAAGCACATCAACCAATTCATCCATGATATGATCATTCACAACTTACACCCTTAA